GGCCAAAACTTGCTGGCGTAAGTGATGTAGCATTGCGAGCTTTCATTATCATGAAGGTGATTGCTTTGATGTTCGGAACATCGAATTCGTACCAAGCACTGTTGTATAGTTCATCGAAGATTCGCATACTCTAAATGATATgtagaagagaaaaaattagAATGTTTGTTCATCCGTAGCAAAATTGATCTTTTTACCTGATTCATGAGATATTCGCCAGCAATACAATAGATCGTAGTACTCGCTAAGGCTCTTGTTGTAAATAATccataaagaaataatttgaTGGACCTGTCTCCACGCTCTAATGtctaataaacaaaaattttttaactgaataattatagaaaaaaagttacatctTTTATAACTAAATGAGTTTATAATTACATCAATAAACATGTATCCAACAATAACGTGCAAAAAGGTAAACGTAAAAACATGAACAAATGAAATGAAGTAATAAATATCCTTGACTtctttaacaaatttaatgaaattcaaatgtttattaattaatgctATTGTCGACTTCGATATAACTTCTTTGTTGTTAGTTTTCGATTGACAAATAACTGACAACTTTTGTATTTCTTTTTGAAGTAGAAAAACCTTAGTACCTGCGTGTAAAACCTATAAATTGTAAATAGTTTATAATTGTTCTTCAATGTTTATATAAAGATAgtcattttagaaaaatttaccAATACAGTCAGCATTCCTTCTACCAAAACTTGGACGTTAGTACTGATAAGGGCCGCGGAAAATTGAAAGAAGCATACGATCTCAAATACAGGCGATTGCTTACAAAAAGATGGGAATTTCGAAGGCAGAACATACAACCTCTGTTCAGTGATTCCGGAACAGTATGCTATAATAGCATTTACCAAATAAGTTATCACGGTCGCATTATACGCTCCAGTAATCCATTTGGTCAAGTACTTAGCACGTTTAGTGTTTTGTACCATGACTTCACAATTGGAAGATCGATTTTCATATGCCCAATCATTTAAGATTTcttttattactatttttacATTTCTAATTTGTATCAAACAAgtatatttacataaatttatGTAACAATGATTTCAATAATTAAGTCGATTACCTGCCTTTCACGTGGAACGCGATCAACTTGAGTGTCGCCGTGGCTACCGCCATTGTTGCCCCTAAATTGCCCATTAAAGCATCGAGTTTGCTAAAAACAACTGCCGCGTGCCATAACTGAAATGTTAAGCACGTCAGGAGCCAAGTAATTGCTATAACAAATCCAACTGAGCTTGTGTAACCTGGCCACAAACCTATCACTTGCAGTGCTACTCGAACATGACGCATAACTATTTTATctgacatgatttttttcgaatttgtCAGATTGCTGTTagtctaatataaatatttgaatatattacaATCACagaaatatgaaaataatagATAGCAATTATCTGTAAAGTCAATGATAATGCACTGTTACTGTGAAATTGTCCATGAAACTGTCCAGTTTTCGAGCAACTAAAACGATGTTCCATTTTTACGTATACAAATGACAAGAAGCATGAAGCGTATGAATctctcaataataaaaataaattcttgaGCACCGATATCGATAACAGTTAGAAGGCTActaattttctttctcttctgctcTGTACTTCAATTAGACAGCAGACTGTGCTATATGTATAGAATCTTCGCATACTCACGTATTCATctgaaatatttaatagttCTAAGCGCAGAGGCCAGAGGAAATTTTTCCTTGGTCGCTTGAGTGCGAAACTTACGTCGTCGCAATTTGGTCGTACTATATTACGAATAAATGAATCCGGACCTACGTACTAAGCTCTGCCACGACATTGATGCGCACATTTGCTTTTATACGATACAGTTAAACTTGCAACGTTATTCAATAAATTCAATGTATATTAATGTTGCTTCTTCCTAACAGAAGCTTTTTAGTATTGAGTTTTAAAGGTTTTCGTAAACACATGTTAGAAAGGTGTTTTGAAGCCTTTAGaagtgaaaaatattttatttgaaaaaatttccgTGCGATGTACGCGCGTGTGccatatttattaaattaaaagtaataattttgCGCAAAGACTGTATAGATTTATATTTAAGGGTagtagaaaatatttattaagcaattgaaaatatttattacttataaTCAATTTACGATATGATACACTATTCGCAATTAAAATGATGTCTCTTTAAATTCAATACTTTTATGAACTTGCAGCACGGACCAATGATAAGTAGAAAAACGATGCTATATAATAATCTGTAATACAAATATTTCGGTAATTTCAATTGTAAATGTATGCATAATTTACTTGTAATTAAAAGAAACCCCATATTTATTTCATCAGAAAACCTTCACTCTCCACTATGCACAAGTGATCAGCATAAAAAAGTAAcagagaaaattttacaaatgatATTCAACGTGCAATCTGTACACTATACGCTATTCACCAAACTGTCTTCTCACTGTAAGAACTTTGTATTGCTCACTGCTGTTTTCCGTAATATTTTGGCAGCGTGAGCCTAGCAACATACGCGTACATACTAGCTTACGTAAATATTCAATTGAGGCTGAGaacaaactttttttcaatagACATAAGAAAATCGAGGGTAGATGGATACGATGCATTTCAGATACCAAGCTACAACATTTTATCGTcgaataaaatacaatgtAAGGCGCACAGACGTTACCGCAAGGTACTGCGCTTTATGAATTTCATATCAGCAAGTTTCTTTGTTCCAGCCCGCGATCATTTCCTGAGGGAGGATGAGGGCAATGTTCGTTTTTTCTCATAAATCTTCGTGATATAAGATGTACATATCATTCGACTATTATTTTGTTTGCTGAGAGTTTGTTGTCTATAGCCTATCATCTATAGATTTGCGGTGTTCGAGCTATAGCTTATATCAGGAAGATCGCGTGATGCATCATGAtatcataatattttaaaactaagATATGGGAAcgagaattttttcaaattgattgcatacaaaaataaaaatttaaaaaaaaaatagtggtCTCTATTGTTTGAATAGAAAAATCATGAGAACATTAGGTAAGTTCTTTTCTTTTGCTCAGCGCGTGCAATAGtcgcataaataaataagttaaaaGCGCGATCATTCCCCTCGAAGATGGTAATGATAGTATGCTTTTTTTAGTTCATTTTATATGCACTGCTCGCGCCCCTCTCTCGCACGTGGAGACGTTTCAATGATTACAGGTTGCAAAACGCAGAATATTTTTCCCTCTCATGCAGTTTTTTTCTGTGGTGAGAAAACTTTATTTTAGTACCTAAATGCTGACGTGGCCCAATCGATGCTCAATAGCTTTATAATCGTTATTTTGAGACCAGCTCATAAACATGTCCTtgttttacgaaaataaaatttattatttgtcaCGTAATACACCAATTTCATGAAAAGCATGCTCTTCAAATTCATTCTGGTCAGCTTTAATTAACGAGTTGCTCTAGTTAATGAAAGAATAGAGAATGAAGTCCTGATCACCTGCCGAAACAGAAAATATACACAAGATTAAAATTCACTACGCATCGATATAATTTGTAAACAGATAGATAACTTACTCctgttaaataaaaaagtgatAACTGTCCGAAACTTGCTGATTTCAGAGATGTGGCGTTTCGAGCTTTCATTATCATAAAAGTAACTGCCTTAATGTTCTTAACATCAAAGTCGTACCAAGCAGTGTTGTATAGTTCACCATAGATTCGCATACTCTAAAGCAGGTGTAAGAAAAATGACTGATATCAGtaacaaaatttaattgtttacCTGATTCATGAAATATTCGCCAACAATACAATAGATTGTAGTACTCGCCAAGGCTCTTGTTGTGAATAGCccataaagaaataatttgaTTGATCTATCTCCACTCTCTAGCGTCTGATAAACAAATCACTTTAATTGATTAAATTTAGAAGTTGAAATTGTTTTCGATAGCTAAATAAGTTCGTAATTATATCAATGAACATATATCCAACGATGACATGCAAAAAAGTGAAAGAAAAACGTGAACAAACGAAACGAAATAATAGATGTCCTTGACTTCTTTAacgaatttaataaaattcaaatgctTATCGATTAACCCCCTTATGGCCTTCGATGTAATCTCTTTGTCAGTTTTCGATTGACAAATAGCGGAGAACTTTTGTATTTCTTTTTCAAGTAGGTGAACTTTTGTACCTGCGTGTAGAAcctattaattttaatgaaatatataattatatatgttTCTTAAATATAGGCATATTAGCAATTTTTACCAATACGGTCAGCACCCCTTCTATCAAAGCATGGGCGTTGGCACTTATAACAGCTATAGCAAATTGAAAGAAGCATACAACCTCGAATACAGGAGATTGCTTAGAACTCATACCAAGGACACTCGTACAAGTAATTGAGAAATCATCCGAAGCAATTTAGCAGCAAATTATTCATAAGCAATTCAAGATcgtgataaataataaaaacatccCATATCATAAAAATCAGCGTAAAAAATAACCACCCCATTATGAACATAAATCCTGACCATCCTGTAACACCTGGCCACACACCAATCATCTTCAAACCAATACGATGAGGCTTCTTAATTATATTAGTTTTCATCATTTTATCGCACTAGGACGTTTTATCATGAAGcagtacaataaatttctgtagaaaaaaaatactaatgaAAAGACAATACAAAGTACGCATAAAATAAAGCGCTCTAGAGGTGTGCGCAAACGCAAAAAAAGCGTTGCGACTGGACTTCGCATCATCAATAATGGAAATTgaggaatgaaaaaaatatacacagTAGCTATGAGATAAGAAGTTTGAGCTTAAAAATGTATAGGTCGCGAACTCAAAGCTTTTACTGTGTGAATAAATccattaataattaaaattgacGATGCATAAAGTTTTTTCTTCAAGCGTAGTGTGTGTTACAGTATTAGCGCATTCAGCTGGTTTTGTCTTGAAGTTTACTGAGTAGTATACTTCAATAGATTCATTTTATCATGTATATTTATGAAGAAATAATTAAGGAACTTCTCAAAAGTTTTAAGCTACGTCGTTCGATAAACTACATCCTACGCATTTAACCACCatgaaaataaacaaagatGATACATACTGAAGATTTAACAATCTTCAAAAATCAGAAAAAGTAAGTTTACACGTCGTATGTATTTAAAGTAAGATTTAGCCagacaaaagtatttttactgAGTGTAGGTCTAACAATGAGTTAATTCGCGAAGTAGTATGAGTCATTTGCCAAAAACGTTAAATGTTCGTAGGGTATCCTGTACATTagctttaatttaataaaactaatttCCTTTCACTATTAAATCTTATTGGCCATCAGTCGTTCTATGTATACTAATAATCTCACATTTCTTAGTAACTCCTCACGTATAAAAGGCTTTAGAGTTTATAATCAACTGCACATGTATTACATTATAAtgtcttgaaatatttcaaatatttttaaaaaattaatttttatcaaaaaatatctGTGAATATTAgcatttctttttaatttggACTTGTTGAAATCTGCcataatttattatgaaatataACATTTATTAATCATTGCagaaatacaaatatttatttttaaaaactttattattcgtgtaatttttgtataattcaCAGTAGTATCAATGTTCTCGTATAAGTACTTTTAAATACTTATCGTACCGCACGAACTAAGGAGAGATAAGAAAATGAAGTCTTCATTATCTGAAAAATTAGTTCTATTACAATACATCAAtacaaaatgtttttgaaaatttaaaaatgcagTTACACTGGTTAAGTATATCAGAGATAGCGTGCTGAATTTCCCAACAGTAAGTTTCACTGGTTTTCGAGCTTTAAGTAACATAAAACAAATTGCTTTCTTATAAGAAGATGGAAATTCATACCAATAGCAATTGTACAACTCATTGAATATTATTTCACTCTACGATcaaaaatgaatattataATCTTCATAATggtaattattaaaataagaatgataataataataactgaCCTGGCTCGTCAAGTATTCTCCGGCAATGCAATAATAACCTGCGCTTACTAAAAATGATGTTGTCAATATTGCGTAGTGAATTAAATTAACTGGTTTTGTACCCCGTTCTAATCCCTGAACAAAACGTGTgattttaaaatgtaaatcACACAGAAAAAGGTTTTCAGCGATTTTTCGCTTCCATGTCAAGCGTAGAACTTGTTTTTCGGATGCATGCCACGACGTTTTCGGACGCATGCCCACTCTCCAAAGTCACAACGCGCGGACCAATCAGCACGCGTGTTTACTGTTTCTGTCTTTGGCTCTCTTTCGCCACTCTTCCTAGTCTACCGTCTGGCTGGCGGGATAGCGCTTCAAAACTCGCTGccacactgaaaaaaaacacagtcgttttTGCTGTAAACTTagggtagttttaaccgttctgccaccgtaacgactgttcagtaagaacaacggtgtacCACTGAAAtttggtcgcttacgcgggacaccagcaaaaacgaccgaactgattcttaaaaactgctgaactctacggtaattttggcaagtcttcgtacaatgacggattactggtgcgagttcagttaaaatggctgtgttttttttcagtgcacAGAATCAAGAACTCTCTACTTCTCGAGGCGTGCGGAAAACCGCTGAAAACCTTTTTCCGTGCATATGATATGTCACATCATATCATATTCATATTACAACTATTATGAATTCTTACATCTATGAACATATACCCTGATACAACTTGAATTAAGGTTAAGAAGAATATGTGAAAGAATGAAacatatgaaaaaatatcttGAATATCTTCTGAAAATTCAATGAACTTAAAGTGTTCTTCAGATAATTTTCTCAAAGTCTTAAGTATATCTTTTTTGTCATTCTTATCTGTTTTgcaaattgttgaaaaatttagaatttctCTTCTAACGACGTCCACTTTTGAACATGCATGTAGAACCTGTCAgcaaatgaatttattatatttattcatttatgcTTTCAATTCAAGTCAACTTACCAAAGTTGCAAGTAAACCTTCAACTAAAGCTTGACTGTTAAAGCATACTGATGCCGTaatgaattgaaaaaatattataatctcgTACAATGGTGTTTGTCTTCCATCGACAATAGGAAAAGTTACTTGAGCTAAAAATTTTCTATCTTGAACCTCATCGAATATATGAGATATCACAGTTCTCAAGAAGTATGTGAAATTCATGctgttatacaaaaatatgacAAATTTGGACACAAGCTGGGAACGGGTGCAATTTTTTACCATCATTTCAGACACAAATTGGCTGTCGGTCTTCCAGTCatcgaaaattttattaatcacggtttttaattttctatgttaaaaaagtacataattaaaaatatgaacGTTGTAGAGATGATTTTGTGCAATAGAAATTCAGAGAATATAATGTATACACTAAACTATACATCAAAGAATACCTGCGTTTCACCCGTACTGTGATGAATTTGAATAATCCCAACACTACTCCTATTGTCGATACCAAGTTATCCATAAGTTCTTCAAGATCGTGGTAAACTTCAGTAATGTTCAATATTTCaaagataagaaaaaataacattattcCAATAGCAAAATAAAAACCTGGTAATTGGGACTTTCCTGGCCAACTGCCAACTACCCGTAAACCAAATTGATGATGTCctatgaaaatatttgcacACATGTTGCTTATTTTTTATCTCAAAAATACTCGTTATTTTACTCGATCGGCACATGTATTTGTTTTAGACACTAACGGTTTAAAACGTATTTAATCAAATACTGTTAAAAGaaatagttataaaaattatacatatttatgaGATTTAGAtaacaaaaagaaatttacTCACATCTTGGtacttgtttataaaataatatcaatGAATGTGCATTTATCAACACAagtataattttacaaaatgttaaaaaatgtgcatttgtacaaaaataatttcatagcCTGAGCACTAATATAAGCGACTATGACAGCGTTAATCTAAAGAAGAACATGATCATACTGCGCACACGCGATCATGAGAGAACTGTATGCGTAATTGCTAATCTAATATGCAAATCATACtagaataaaaaatgtaatttaggCAGCTACACAATAATTTGTGCTCACGCTTTATACATATCTGagtgaagaataaattcatatagtaaataaataattacatacAAGTtgcaaataatatattacatatCTAGAGTATACGTGTTACATAGTGATTGGTTTTAAAGTTTAGTATTGCTTTCTTTGCGAAGAGAAAATCTGAGTACTGccaatataaaataatgtatattaATTTCAgtttagaaatcaaaatatttgtcGATATAAAGATACAACTTTTAAATAGCTAAAgtatgattttgaaaaaattttattggtaataaaatgtaaGCCCCTGCAGTTTTTTGTCAGGTGAGAAAGTGCTTTgctatgatttttttaaatgcatcTACCAATCatcataaaaatgtattattgtaatcaatattacaaatatacTTATTCGTTCCTAAATtataatggaaaaaataaatctgcaCTGAAGAAAAAACTCTTGTTAATGGTAATTAATTTGATATTATAAGTAGCTCGTAATAATTGATATtgaaacattaatttattttcacaaGTGTGGGATTTCCTTATTACCTGTCATTATTCGTTAATAGTTAATTAATTGTTCGTTTCTTAATACTAACCTTAATCAATACAAACTTATGTATTCCCTATGCGTGTATTTAATTACctatattaaaaatgatttgtcATGTTTAATCTTACCATAATTATGAATAATTATACTTGTCTTGATTGATATACTTATTTGTTGATTACAAAGTTGCGTCTTACATTAATCAGTACTTTGCATATgttaaacaaaacttttattCCTAAATACggaatattttgttttaaaaattacataacGGTATTTaatctacaaaaaataatctttGTTTCGGGTTGAAATATATGTAACAGTAAAAAGTTAGCttaaaaattactttaaaaattacaatttttctcTTCACCAGCTTCAAATCGCGCGCTTCTACTTGCTTCTGCGTCGATCAATAAAAAGCGCCATCTCGTTGCAATGTTAGCAACTCGATACCAGTAAGAACAACTCCGTCGATAAACTCTTGCTCAGCTTATGCTGCCATCTGGGTTATCTGCAAGAAAGTAACGTAGGCAACAACAAacttgaattataaatgtcgtttttcaaaaaaacatgcattaatataaatatattttttgaatttgtataaatatatgtatcaCCTTACTCTCTATGTGACTATGGTTTGCGATTTAAACTTTCcaaatctaaaatttttacattgcTCGAAACAAtgtttttccttattttaaaAGACGCAAATCAATACTATGTTAGACTTCTATACGCAAATATTAATGATTTCCCCAGGATCACTTACGCTCTGTCTACTCTAAGAAACGAGTTCTGGCTTGGCAACAAAGCGGAAAATACTGAAATGGCAATATCGATCGACTACACGATTAATAATGTTTCTACTTTTACTTgcgcaatttatttattttgacaAAAAATGCATTCTTATAAATGCTCTGActgattttttcatttctatACAATTACAGGCACGATTAACCATTCATTTATACTATCGacaagttttttaatatatcaGAATAACGAACAAAACAGTCGAATATAAAGccctcgaaaaaaaaagaaaatcattccCATCTTCTAACTACCGACTCGGTGTCACATCACCGGCACAATTCGCCGGCTGATCCACGATGCCAAAAGCGCAAAGATAAACTACACGCGCGGCTTGGCGGCCAGCCAACCCTTTCCCAAGAAGCTCTCACACGCACGCGCTTGCAGCGGGCTGCTGCATCAAGGATTCGCTTGGCTCCCTTTCTCTCTGTATTTCTCGAGCTTGCGTCTTTTGTGCGCGCGAAACCAAAAGCACTGGCTCTTAGACACGACGTATATACCTAGTTCCTAACGATGGCGCGCGTGAGAGAGTGCGGGTTCGTCGACCCGACGCTGATCTCTATATTGCCACAATGAGCTACGATAAGGCTTTGGAGAAACATCTGTAGAGTCGCAGTACAACGGGGAGACTGTGATGCAAGAGAGATGTGCCGCGCGATCAAGAGGCGATTGATTTATATTAtgttgtcattttttttttttttatagcttGGGGATTCATAAGATTCGGTTTGTCGAGTACTGATGCATGCTGCGTGCACAAGCTTGAAATAGCACGCGAAGACGAGTCGATTGTTCTTCTTGATACGCGGAAAAGTACAATTTTCCAACTTGATCGCGCTCTGATGTTAATCAAGCACGCACCTTTGagatttttactttatactctCGGTTAAAATTAAACTCCTAAATTTGGGAGCCAAGGCTGCACGATGTTAATTTTGCAGATGCAAGCAATAATTATTAGAGTCAGCGTCGGACAATCTATTGGCAAGATTCGCCGAGATTACTCGCACCATTTAAGCccattaaatatttatatgtattttattcaaaaatattccGAATCTTCCGGATGCAATGTGATTTGGATATGCCGTAATTAATATCAACGCATCTAAAATTGACAGGCATGGTATACTGCAGACAGAGCTCGCGATGTCAACAAGTCGTAAAATAGTTAAATTGAAGCTAGACGCGATGCTCGGAAAGAGCCAGGAGCCGTCCAAATCCAATTGGTACAATAATAAGTATGCATCAGAGCATCGCGTACAATATAAACTGCTATACATAATCAAAATACGTTCTTGAACTTTATTGTTCTTTAAACGCGAATGGATTTCTGGAATGCTAGATAGAGAAAGAGCATTGTTTTTCCACCGTGTGAGGTCGGGTTATACGATCGGCTCGTCGTAAACATATTTTCGCGCGAAAACCATCCGAACGGCCGCATTGTGCTCTTCCCTCGCTTTCATCGTGCACGTGCACACGCATAATACTCTATGCGCAAAGCAAATACCTCATCGCGGCACGTGTGTTTCGGCCGAGCG
The sequence above is a segment of the Nasonia vitripennis strain AsymCx chromosome 3, Nvit_psr_1.1, whole genome shotgun sequence genome. Coding sequences within it:
- the Or64 gene encoding odorant receptor 64 codes for the protein MSDKIVMRHVRVALQVIGLWPGYTSSVGFVIAITWLLTCLTFQLWHAAVVFSKLDALMGNLGATMAVATATLKLIAFHVKGRNVKIVIKEILNDWAYENRSSNCEVMVQNTKRAKYLTKWITGAYNATVITYLVNAIIAYCSGITEQRLYVLPSKFPSFCKQSPVFEIVCFFQFSAALISTNVQVLVEGMLTVLVLHAGTKVFLLQKEIQKLSVICQSKTNNKEVISKSTIALINKHLNFIKFVKEVKDIYYFISFVHVFTFTFLHVIVGYMFIDTLERGDRSIKLFLYGLFTTRALASTTIYCIAGEYLMNQSMRIFDELYNSAWYEFDVPNIKAITFMIMKARNATSLTPASFGQLSLFYLTSVIRTSFSILSLTRATR
- the Or62 gene encoding odorant receptor 62 isoform X2, whose protein sequence is MCANIFIGHHQFGLRVVGSWPGKSQLPELMDNLVSTIGVVLGLFKFITVRVKRRKLKTVINKIFDDWKTDSQFVSEMMVKNCTRSQLVSKFVIFLYNSMNFTYFLRTVISHIFDEVQDRKFLAQVTFPIVDGRQTPLYEIIIFFQFITASVCFNSQALVEGLLATLVLHACSKVDVVRREILNFSTICKTDKNDKKDILKTLRKLSEEHFKFIEFSEDIQDIFSYVSFFHIFFLTLIQVVSGYMFIDGLERGTKPVNLIHYAILTTSFLVSAGYYCIAGEYLTSQSEIIFNELYNCYWYEFPSSYKKAICFMLLKARKPVKLTVGKFSTLSLIYLTSIMKTSFSYLSLVRAVR
- the Or62 gene encoding odorant receptor 62 isoform X1, whose amino-acid sequence is MCANIFIGHHQFGLRVVGSWPGKSQLPGFYFAIGIMLFFLIFEILNITEVYHDLEELMDNLVSTIGVVLGLFKFITVRVKRRKLKTVINKIFDDWKTDSQFVSEMMVKNCTRSQLVSKFVIFLYNSMNFTYFLRTVISHIFDEVQDRKFLAQVTFPIVDGRQTPLYEIIIFFQFITASVCFNSQALVEGLLATLVLHACSKVDVVRREILNFSTICKTDKNDKKDILKTLRKLSEEHFKFIEFSEDIQDIFSYVSFFHIFFLTLIQVVSGYMFIDGLERGTKPVNLIHYAILTTSFLVSAGYYCIAGEYLTSQSEIIFNELYNCYWYEFPSSYKKAICFMLLKARKPVKLTVGKFSTLSLIYLTSIMKTSFSYLSLVRAVR